A portion of the Corynebacterium ammoniagenes DSM 20306 genome contains these proteins:
- a CDS encoding ArsR/SmtB family transcription factor: MSTVTVTHTSALSRVGHALSDDTRTGILLALRHGPARPSDLARQLDVSKQVMSNQLACLRGCGRVASTPEGRSVWYSLADPQLGHALGELLELVVTIDPACCSPDGCTC; the protein is encoded by the coding sequence ATGAGCACGGTGACCGTCACTCACACCTCGGCGTTGTCCCGGGTGGGCCATGCCCTGTCTGATGACACCCGGACCGGGATCCTGTTGGCCTTGCGCCACGGGCCCGCCCGACCCTCGGACCTGGCCCGGCAGTTGGATGTCTCCAAACAGGTGATGTCGAATCAGTTGGCCTGTCTGCGCGGATGCGGGCGGGTGGCCTCCACCCCGGAGGGGCGCAGCGTCTGGTATTCTCTGGCTGATCCCCAGCTGGGTCACGCCCTTGGCGAGTTACTGGAGTTGGTGGTCACCATCGATCCGGCCTGTTGTTCGCCGGACGGATGCACCTGCTGA
- a CDS encoding cytochrome ubiquinol oxidase subunit I, producing the protein MDLVDVSRWQFGITTVYHFIFVPLTIGLAPLVAIMQTAWHRTGKDMWYRATRFFGTLFLVNFAMGVVTGLVQEFQFGMNWSEYSRFVGDVFGGPLALEGLAAFFFESIFLGIWIFGWGRVPRWIHLASIWIVAAATNVSAYFIIVANSFMQHPVGAAMNYENGRAELINVWELLSNPVALVAFPHAVAGSVLVAGTFVAGISAWWMVRDRRHAAKTGENAEDAGQLWRPLLRMGLWVTLLGIVSVSITGDLQAKVMFEVQPMKMASAEALCYTEEDPWFSILAISTFNDCNSVSEIFSVPWVLSFLAGGQFSGVTLQGVTDLQAQAEQLYGPGNYSPNLFVTYWSFRLMIGFMAASILVVIVGFWLTRKKRTTDRRWFAWLGLIAIPFPFLSNSAGWIFTEMGRQPWVVYPNPDFGPENSPNGENDIHLIVDFGVSNHSVATVWISLIAFTLIYGILAVVWFWLMRRFVVAGALASGASENIVEDTYGPDAEELEPLSFNADSSDDFPSAEESEPADRGSAAVTTKPRRQRDERTVDEKGN; encoded by the coding sequence GTGGATCTTGTCGATGTCTCACGCTGGCAATTTGGCATCACGACTGTCTATCACTTCATTTTCGTCCCCCTGACCATCGGACTCGCTCCGCTGGTGGCAATCATGCAGACGGCCTGGCATCGCACCGGTAAAGATATGTGGTACCGCGCCACCCGGTTTTTCGGCACGCTGTTCCTGGTCAACTTCGCCATGGGCGTGGTCACCGGCCTTGTCCAGGAGTTCCAGTTCGGCATGAACTGGAGTGAGTACTCTCGCTTTGTCGGCGATGTTTTTGGTGGTCCGCTCGCCCTGGAGGGGCTGGCAGCTTTCTTCTTTGAGTCCATCTTCTTGGGCATTTGGATCTTTGGTTGGGGAAGAGTCCCCCGCTGGATACACCTGGCGTCCATCTGGATCGTCGCAGCCGCGACTAATGTCTCGGCCTACTTCATCATCGTGGCGAACTCCTTTATGCAGCACCCGGTGGGGGCGGCGATGAACTACGAGAACGGTCGCGCGGAACTGATCAACGTCTGGGAACTGCTGAGCAATCCGGTGGCCCTGGTGGCCTTCCCGCACGCGGTGGCCGGTTCCGTGCTTGTGGCCGGCACCTTCGTCGCCGGCATTAGTGCGTGGTGGATGGTGCGCGATCGTCGTCACGCCGCAAAGACGGGCGAAAACGCCGAGGATGCCGGGCAGTTGTGGCGGCCCCTGCTGCGCATGGGACTGTGGGTCACATTATTGGGGATCGTCTCCGTTTCCATCACCGGTGATCTGCAGGCCAAGGTGATGTTCGAGGTCCAGCCGATGAAGATGGCCTCCGCGGAGGCCCTTTGCTATACGGAGGAGGACCCGTGGTTTTCCATCTTGGCTATCAGCACGTTCAACGACTGCAACTCCGTCTCCGAGATTTTCAGTGTGCCCTGGGTTCTGTCATTCCTGGCCGGCGGCCAATTCAGCGGTGTAACGCTGCAGGGTGTCACGGACCTGCAGGCCCAGGCCGAGCAGCTCTACGGTCCGGGCAACTACTCTCCGAACCTGTTCGTGACCTACTGGTCCTTCCGTCTGATGATCGGCTTCATGGCCGCCTCCATCCTGGTGGTTATCGTCGGTTTCTGGTTGACCCGTAAGAAACGCACCACCGACAGGCGGTGGTTCGCCTGGCTGGGTCTCATCGCGATTCCGTTCCCCTTCCTGTCTAACTCCGCCGGCTGGATCTTCACCGAGATGGGGCGCCAGCCCTGGGTGGTGTACCCGAATCCTGACTTCGGTCCGGAGAATAGCCCGAACGGGGAGAACGACATCCACCTGATCGTGGACTTCGGGGTGTCCAACCACTCGGTGGCCACCGTCTGGATTTCCCTGATCGCCTTCACCCTGATCTACGGCATCCTCGCCGTGGTCTGGTTCTGGCTCATGCGCCGCTTCGTGGTTGCCGGGGCACTGGCATCTGGCGCTTCCGAGAACATCGTCGAGGACACCTACGGGCCGGACGCCGAGGAGCTAGAACCGCTGAGCTTCAACGCCGACAGCTCCGACGACTTCCCCAGCGCCGAAGAGTCCGAACCCGCCGACCGGGGTTCCGCAGCTGTCACCACGAAACCACGCCGACAGCGTGATGAGCGCACCGTTGATGAGAAGGGGAATTGA
- a CDS encoding DsbA family protein has protein sequence MSTPTTRTTSTRPSGNWRKARIIVWALLAIVVIAGIVAFFLGRSDSASAPAPETVTSDAGQVVRDNSRVLSQAPNEKAVLVEFLDFECEACRAAYPFVEELRAEYSDTVTFVNRYFPLPGHRNSMPAAVAVEAAAQQDQYEAMYHRMFETQSEWGESAEDKSAVFRGFAEDLGLDMAAFDAAVADPATEERVRLDVADGTALGVRGTPTFFLDGQLLTPDSLEQFRAEVDAAAAD, from the coding sequence GTGAGCACCCCCACCACCCGCACCACCTCCACCCGGCCCTCCGGGAATTGGAGAAAAGCCCGGATCATTGTCTGGGCGTTATTGGCAATCGTCGTCATCGCCGGGATCGTCGCCTTTTTCCTCGGCCGATCCGACTCCGCTTCTGCGCCCGCCCCGGAAACCGTGACCAGTGATGCGGGGCAGGTGGTCCGGGACAACAGTCGGGTGCTGTCCCAGGCGCCGAACGAGAAGGCCGTGCTGGTGGAGTTCCTCGACTTCGAGTGCGAGGCCTGCCGGGCGGCTTACCCCTTCGTGGAGGAACTTCGTGCGGAGTACTCCGACACCGTCACCTTCGTCAACCGTTACTTCCCGCTGCCGGGTCACCGCAACTCCATGCCCGCTGCCGTGGCTGTGGAGGCTGCCGCCCAGCAGGACCAGTACGAAGCGATGTACCACCGGATGTTTGAGACCCAGTCTGAGTGGGGTGAGTCCGCCGAGGACAAAAGCGCGGTCTTCCGCGGCTTCGCCGAGGACCTGGGTCTGGACATGGCCGCCTTTGACGCCGCTGTGGCCGATCCGGCCACCGAGGAACGGGTCCGACTCGATGTGGCTGACGGCACGGCCCTGGGTGTGCGCGGCACCCCGACCTTCTTCCTCGACGGTCAGCTCCTGACCCCGGACTCCCTGGAGCAGTTCCGGGCCGAGGTCGACGCGGCTGCCGCCGACTAA
- a CDS encoding vitamin K epoxide reductase family protein, translating into MTHSPTADDNEVLVTETNTDPSLPAVARNRPFALILLITGVIGWVASGILVLERLALYEDAEHVTTCDINALVSCGKVMGTWQSELFGFPNPLIGIVAFAVVITTAMAMLSGARFADWYWGGLQAGVTVGLLFIIWLWYQALFVIHILCLYCMVVWAMMVPLFILLTVRNLAHGLFPASPAVVRFASQWAGTLIAVVYVAVAASVFVSFYSDFTSL; encoded by the coding sequence ATGACGCACTCACCCACCGCCGACGACAATGAGGTTCTTGTGACCGAGACGAACACTGACCCCTCTTTGCCGGCCGTCGCCCGGAACCGTCCTTTCGCCCTCATCCTGTTGATCACCGGTGTGATCGGATGGGTGGCCTCGGGCATCCTGGTGCTCGAACGCCTGGCCCTCTACGAGGACGCCGAGCATGTCACCACCTGTGACATCAACGCGTTGGTTTCCTGTGGAAAGGTGATGGGCACCTGGCAGTCCGAACTCTTCGGCTTCCCCAACCCGTTGATCGGCATCGTCGCCTTCGCCGTGGTCATCACCACCGCGATGGCCATGCTGTCGGGGGCACGCTTCGCCGACTGGTACTGGGGAGGTTTGCAGGCGGGTGTGACCGTGGGCCTGCTGTTCATCATCTGGCTGTGGTACCAGGCGCTGTTCGTCATCCATATTTTGTGCCTGTACTGCATGGTGGTGTGGGCGATGATGGTCCCGCTGTTTATCCTGCTCACAGTACGCAACCTCGCCCACGGCCTCTTCCCCGCCTCGCCTGCTGTGGTGCGGTTTGCCTCCCAGTGGGCAGGCACCCTGATCGCCGTGGTCTACGTCGCCGTGGCCGCCTCGGTGTTTGTCAGCTTCTACTCCGATTTCACCAGCCTCTGA
- the cydB gene encoding cytochrome d ubiquinol oxidase subunit II has protein sequence MDLQTLWFIVIAFLFVGYFVLEGFDFGVGMLLPFLGGDGEERARRRDAVATSIGPVWNGNEVWLIVAVGGMFAAFPEWYATMFSGFYLPLLLILLSLILRGVALEWRVKVDTQAWRDRCDIGLAIGSWVPAIFWGVAFANIVQGVAIDANRQIDSSLTAMFGLFNPYGLLGAGTFVLVFMVHGATFLGLKVHEPLRSRAHRLAQRLTIPTAVVAVGFAVWTQLAHGDPVIWIAVGVLALCVLIGSVAIMRGHDGLAFAATAVAVATLVVQIFVTLFPNVMPTSLPGGVSLDIYNASSSDYTLVFLSWGVLILVPFILAAQGWTFWSFAKRITV, from the coding sequence ATGGATCTGCAGACCTTGTGGTTCATCGTGATCGCTTTCCTGTTCGTCGGTTATTTCGTCCTGGAGGGTTTCGACTTCGGTGTCGGTATGCTTCTGCCCTTCCTGGGCGGTGACGGTGAGGAGCGTGCGCGGCGTCGCGACGCGGTGGCCACTAGCATCGGACCGGTGTGGAACGGCAACGAGGTGTGGCTTATCGTGGCGGTGGGTGGCATGTTCGCAGCCTTCCCTGAGTGGTACGCCACGATGTTTTCCGGTTTCTATCTCCCGTTGCTGCTCATTTTGCTCTCCCTAATCCTGCGGGGCGTCGCCCTGGAGTGGCGCGTCAAAGTCGACACCCAGGCCTGGCGGGACCGCTGCGATATCGGGTTGGCTATCGGCAGTTGGGTGCCAGCGATTTTTTGGGGTGTAGCCTTCGCCAATATCGTCCAGGGCGTGGCGATCGACGCCAACCGGCAGATCGATTCCAGTCTGACCGCGATGTTTGGCCTGTTCAATCCCTACGGTCTGCTGGGAGCGGGGACCTTCGTTCTGGTGTTCATGGTGCACGGCGCGACCTTTTTGGGGCTCAAGGTGCACGAACCGTTGCGCAGCCGGGCCCATCGCCTAGCCCAACGGCTGACTATCCCGACAGCCGTGGTGGCCGTCGGGTTCGCGGTATGGACTCAGCTGGCACATGGTGATCCCGTCATCTGGATCGCGGTGGGTGTGCTCGCACTGTGCGTGCTCATCGGTTCGGTGGCCATCATGCGGGGCCACGACGGCCTCGCGTTCGCGGCCACTGCCGTGGCTGTGGCCACCCTGGTGGTGCAGATTTTCGTCACCTTGTTCCCGAACGTGATGCCTACCTCCCTGCCGGGCGGGGTGTCTCTGGACATCTATAACGCCTCTAGTTCGGACTACACGCTGGTCTTTTTGTCCTGGGGTGTGCTGATCCTGGTGCCGTTCATCCTGGCCGCTCAGGGCTGGACCTTCTGGTCCTTCGCCAAGCGGATCACGGTGTGA